The genomic region AAGAACGTGAGAAAAGCATGTGAGATTGTTACCAGAAGTGGGAGAGTATTAGATGagagaaaagttgaaaaaagagagaaagaaaaagagagtattgaaaaaaaaagtgattagaGAGAGgagtgtgagagagagaaaaatatgatgaataaaaaattgaggGATGAGGGAAAAATTCAGGAAGAAGaggttgtaaaattgaaagagaggGAGTATGAAAAAATCTTACCTTATCCAAAGACATATTCTAGgagggagaaagaaaaacagtttGAACGCTTAATGGAGATCTTTAAGAAGTTGGAAATAACTATACCATTTTTCGAGGCACTGCAGCAAATGTCGTCATATgcaaagtttttaaaagaacttctcatgaagaaaaggaagtatGTTGAGAAGTAAACTattgaagtgcaaggaaattgcagtGCAGTCATACAAAGGAGATGACAAactaaattacaagatccagGGAGCTTTACCATTCCATGCACcattggagagttagaagttGGTAAAGCTCTGATTGATCTAGGAGCTAGTATTAATCTAATGTCTCTTTCCATGTTTAAAAGGATTAAAGGATTGGAACTTaagccaacaaggatgactcttcaattcGCAGACAGATCTCTTAAATATCCATATGGAGTGGCTGAAGATGTAATAGTCAAGGTGGATAGATTTTTATTCCCAATGGATTTTGTTgtaatggagatggaagaaaatggagacgcacctttgattcttggaagacctttcatgaagacagTCATGATCttaattgatgttgaaaatGATAAGCTTAAATCAGAGTACGAGATGAAGAGGTAGATTTTGATGTTTTCCAAGCAATGTCGCATCCAAAAGATGAtaagtcatgctttcaaatagacattgtggaagaactttgtatgaggcaagaaaataaaatgtgaaatgCATCTTTATTGGAGAGGACTCTCATTAATGAGTGTGAAGATTTACATGGAGAGGAGGATAAACTGATTGAAGAATGTGTTCGTAATTTGGAGGCAACAAAGGAAATTCCAACAGAAAAGGTCAGCTTTGAAAAGATTTAGCCTaaagagaaagtgaaagaaagcAAGCTTGAATTGAAAGAGTTACCACcacatttgaaatatgtatttttagaAGATAATGGAGGAAAGGCAGTTATTATCAGTACTTCATTATCTtcaaaagaagaggagaagttgGTGGAAGTTTTAAAAGCAAATAAGGGTGCTATAGGCTAGTCAATTGCATATCTTAAGGGAATAAGTCCCACATACTGTATGTACAGAATTCTTATGGAGAATGATTATAGGTCGGTAGCTCAGCCGCAAAGGAGACTGAATCCTGTTATGAAGGAGGTCGTGAGAAAGGAAGTATTGAAGTTACTAGAAGCAtgaattatttatccaatctctgacagtaaatgggtgagtccagttcaagtggttccaaagaaaggaggaatgatgGTGAtttataatgagaaaaatgaactAATCCCTACACGGATAGTTACTGGGTTATGGATGTGTATTGATTAcaagaaattaaatacaactaCCAGGAAGGATAATTTTCCTTTACCTTCTATGGATCAGATGCTAGAACGATTGGCTGGACAAGCGTACTATTGCTTCCTAGATGGCTATTtgggatataatcaaattgtggtggaTCCTGAAGATCAAGAAAAGATAACctttacatgtccttttggtatatttgcttatagaaaaatgccatttggattatgtaatgcccctgctacatttcaaaggtgtatgcaagcaatctttgcagAGTTTATGGAGAAAAACATagaagtctttatggatgatttttcagtgttTGGAAATTCTTTTCAAAGATGTTTAATCAACCTGGATGTTGTTCTTAAaagatgtgttcaaacaaatctggTGTTGAATTGGGAGAAATGCCATTTTATGGTGACAGAGGGAATTGTGTTGGGACACAAGATTTCAGCCAGGAGGATTGAAGTGGATAAGGCAAAAGTGGAGGTCATTGAGAAACTTCCACCACCaacaaatgtgaaaggaatccAAAGTTTCTTAGGCCATGCTGGGTTCTATCGGAGATTCATTAAAGATCTTTCGAAGATTGCTAAGCCATTGAATAATCTGCTTGTTAAAGATACCCCATTTGAGATGAGTCCGGAATGTGTGCAAGCTTTTGATGTCTTAAAGAAAAGCTTGATTTCTGCTCCAGTAATTGTGGCTCCAGATTGGAATAAAGACTTTGAGCTTATGTGTGATGCGAGTGACTATGCCATAGGTGCTGTGTtgggtcaaagaagagaaaaggtatttcatgttatttattATGCTAGTAAAGTTTTGAAAGCCCAACTGAATTATGCCACTACAAAGAAAGAATTTTTGGCTATAGTCTATGCATTGGAGAAATTTATATCTTATCTTATTGGATCTAAAGTGATAATCTATATGGATCATGCAACCATAAAATACTTATTGACAAAGTCATATTCAAAGCCACGGTTGATCAGGTGGGTGCTTTTGTTACAAGAGTTTGATGTGGAgattcgtgataaaaaggggagtgaaaatTTAATTGCTGATCACTTATCTCGGCTAGTCAATACTGAAGTAACGagcaaggaaaaagaaatctgggagtgtttttcagatgaaactctcttgtatatTCAACagaggccatggtttgctgatatggtTAATTTTAAAGCTGCAAGTGTTATCCCTAAAGAATTGAATTAGcaacaaaaaaagaagtttttacatgatgcTAAGCAGTTCATATAGGATGATCCGTATTTATTTAAGGTTAGAGCAGATAATCTTTTGAGGAGATGTGTAACGAAGGAAGAAGCAGAAGAAATTCTTTGGCActgtcataattctccttatggaggtcattataatggagaatgAACTGCTGCAAAAGTTCTTCAGTCgggattttattggcctactttgtttaaagatgctcatagtCGTGCTAGGAATTGTGACAGGTGTCAAAGGACATGAGCTATTTCACGAAGACACGAGATGCCATTACAAGGCATTTtagaagttgaagtttttgattgttggggtattgactttgttgggccttttccgctatcttttaataatgaatatattttggtggccNttgattatgtgagtaaatgggttgaagctttagcatgtcctaagaatgatgctaatacggtgattaaattcttgaaaaggcAAATTTTCTCACATTTCGGAACTCCTAGGGTACTCATCAGTTATGGGGGgttctcatttttgtaatgctcagCTTGCCAAGGTTCTCAAACactatggggtgaaacataaagtggctgcaccttatcatccgcaAACCAATGGGAAAACTGAAGTTTCTTACAGGGAAATCAAGAGAATCCTAGAGAAGAAAATTGCTTTTTCAAGGAGAGATTGGTCACATAAACTGGATGATGCTCTCTGGGCATACAGGACGACTATGAAGACTTCTATGGGAttatcaccttttcagttggtatatGGGAAAGCATGTCATTTGCCAGTAGAGATGAAGCATAaggctttgtgggctttgaagtttttaaattttgatcctcatgaaaCTCAAAGCAAACGTAAAAGTCAATTGTTGGAGCTTGAAGAGATGCGGTTACATGCATATGACTCATCCAggagttataaagaaaaggtgaaattCTATCATGATAGAAAGCTGATAAGAAGTGTTTTCAGCCCGGGGCAGCAGGTGTTACTATTTAATTCACGGTTGAAGTTATTTCCtggaaagttgaaatcaaaatggtcaggACCTTTTGTAGTAAAACGTGTATATCCAAATGGAGCAGTGGAATTGGAGAATCCAAATAATAATGGTCAACAACAACGATGGGTGGTGAATGGTCAGAGACTCAAACATTATTTGGGAGGAGAAGTGGAACAATTTTCCATGGtgatgatgttggtggatccatgagtttcgggtcaggctcgtgacgttaaacaagcgctactaggaggcaacctaggttttatctttctcttttgtactttgaatttttagatTAAGCTGAATTCTATTGAGTAGTATAGGTGTCTGTGATTGACTTGAACACTGTTTCTGACTATGGTTTGACTTGATgattattgcatgatgagtttacttgatgatgattggatgtggatgatgattgaggtTGTATTacatgctgatatacaggtgaatgATTCACTAGCTGTGTGAACAaatgtgtgatgatttatgattgtggttatgatgctaagtagggtgtatgaatgatgtgtgagaaagcatagttgtgtgaggttttgagctccatagtgttcattgatatatgtgttgttcatatggaagcatgaatgatattgcccgagtctttataattgattgaattacatgtttatgtcatatgatcaaggccatttttggaaactcttatttagccaaattttcgcccaaagtgaTTGGAATTATGTGATTTACCCCTTTTGAACCTTGGTCTTAAACAGGATggaaacccttgctttgaaaatatttacgTTGAGTTCGGTTGAGGATAATTGTATGGTagtgaaaaggttcaagtttggggttatttGGGGAAATTTGAAAGGCAAAAAGAAAgacattgagctcaagtgttgaagaaaagaaaaagcacgagaaaagaaaaagaagaaaagaaaaagcatgaaagatgagttcaatgtaaaaataaaagaaaaagggaagaagttgggaatgagtgactcaaggattttgtgtcccagaaaaaccaatttttcttgttagcccagcctcattataagccttgaaaaagtccttgtgatggcatttgtatgtgagaatattgattgtattagatgaagggaaattttgtttcaggtgacatgtgaatagtagagagatgAAGTaccctcttaaacacttgagtgattgagtcaaacacttgcttggagagAATTGATAAAATCCATGTTttcatctatgcttagttgattgatctttcataagtaaaacatctgttggaaaatatatgatcatgtggactaaattgaattgaaagcatgcatgcatcttgataagattccactaaaaatctgaattgagtaatgacttgttgtgagaagaatgaattttgagattattgaactattttgatgaaaaagtggaaagccaagttttgtcttgtttgcttgaggacaagcaaagttctaagtttggggttgcgataacggtctaaaaacctttatttttatgcttcaatttgatattaaaacacaccttttatggcttagaatgagcttataataaagtaaaacacttagttgagtcatatgagagtcaaaaactgtttttagagatattatgcttgtttttgcattgttttgcagggttttgatgagaattgaagatggaagtgaagtagggaggacttacACTAAAGAAAAGggggaaaaaaaggaagaaaagaagagtcaagttcacctCTCAGTGCCAAATTCCAGCGTTGAACGCGAGTCTCGAGGGGGAATTCATTGTTTCTCGCTTAAGTGGTGTCGTTGAGCGTCCAGTGCgtttagaggcaaaccgctaagcggtgagatggaccgttgagcggtctgaCGATTAGACGAAAACCGTTGAGTGGTCAATTTACGCGCTGAGTGGTGcaatgttgggcttgggcttaaattctgttacttttatccGCTATAAATAGACCAAGTTCGattctcaaagtaatcttttggcaagcaaaGACATCCAAAGtagttctacactccttggaggaaatttcttggatgcttaggctccaattcatcaaatctagggtttactcttccattctttcatttaattccatctagtttcaccatgtcaatggtgaactaaaccctttgttgttggggaacaatgtaatattttgaaactctcttatattgaaattgttattttattcatatgcttatattatcaattgttgggtttcttatctatgctcaatgctcttatcatttaactcattcagtaagaAGATATCTGcctttgtcgatatgggaacgtacaggggaagtcatgaactgataggaaattccttgattaagcaatacttcctaggaataggagtaggacaatcaattgtatttttcttctgtactttaatgcattcttaattactcagggagactagagatagtaaactagtaattattaattaatgcattattaatgcCTCTCCAAACTTTTTCTTCAACTCCTGAACAATGATTTTGTTGGCTGCCTCGACTTAATCGTTCGTCTGGGGATGCTCCACCAAACTtgttaattactagtttactatgtctagtctccctagcaattattcatgcattacataattcacacaaaagcttaaggcaattgatcctcctattcctatatctaggtaatattgctatcaagagaatttcctcatgtctagatctaactatacgtgtccatacagaaagaatcaaagattgtgctattgaataatgtcttaaacaaagcatgcaaatataatggaggaaaaactcaaacaattgataaacaaagcatatgaataaagtaaggatttcaatataagagagtttcaaataggattacatagttgcccaacaacaaaggagtttagttcaccataatcatggtgaaactagatgaattgaatgaaaaatatggaaaatataaccctagaattgatagatcggagcttctgcatccaaactccgcctccaaggtgtgaaaaACGTGTTTCTACGTTCTTTCTATCAAAAGATAGTTGCTCTGGTTCGTGCAAATCcatttataacacagaaaaataactgAAATTTAGGTCCCCAGTTCAAAAGTTAACATCTTTTTAGATTTGTTAATCATAACTCTATTGTGGCTTTCTATATACATGACAGGTGGTTAGCAGGCAgacaaattatttgaattaagacaCATATTTGAATTTGGAAGCAATTTGTTGTCAACATTTACAAAATGGAATGTACATGcagaaattgaaattcattGTTGTCACGCCCTTGCTGTAGtgaaatttcttaatttaaatgtaGAAGACTacattttcttttggtttaggAAGTCAACACATGAATAAACCTACAATTCAATCATCTACTCTATCAATGGTCAGCACGCCTAGGAATTACTCCATATCCAAATGAATTGCCTACAAACAAAAGAGTAATGCAAGGAAGGTCTGTGAGATAAAGAAGGATGATATCGAAAAAGGATGTGTTGTTTGTAGGGAAATTGGACACAACAAAGCCTCTTTCTTGCAAGTAAGTCAACCAACAAACTAAGTCAACAACATCTCCACCATAGCAAAAAGAACCAACATTATCTCTAGTACAACAAATTGAATCAATAGTTTCTCCATCAACACAGTTTAATATACAACTAGTGCCACCAATAGATGCAACAGACTTTATTAAGCAATCATCCCATGTTGTCATTGCTCCACCTCAACACCCCTCAAATGGCAGGCCAAACATCATGCATAAAATGAAGGTTAGGAGAGGATGTCTTTCAAATCCATGACCCTAGACCTGTAAAGTTTATTTTGTGGCTCTCTTAGCACATATATTTTGTGGACACTTAGTTTGATGTATTTACTTTGTACATGTATTTCTTTTGTGCATCATAAGGGCATATATTTTAATGTGTTACTTTATGCCTCTCTTAAGCTATATTAGCATGTTCATTTTGATgtaatcattaaataaaattattgatgtttccttttattttgatagacaataaaattttaatttgtaaaccAACATGTATTGCTTTAAGATATACACCAATTTCTTTTTAGCTTTAAAAGATTTCAAACACAATGTTTAACAAGTATTGAAATTATCTCATTAATTCAAAAACATTACATTAACTACTTCAACTTTTTACAACACATCATAGGGTTTTCAACAACATTGatattacaattatattaattacacaaacaacaaacatcatccTTATTAACATCTTTAACCATTTTTTCAACATAGAACTAGATTTctctaaatttaatattttcattatttcacTATCCTTTTCTTTCATCCTCACTACAGTTCTAAATTCTTTAATTCCTTGTTCACTACATCACTGAAAATAATTACAGCTAATCAATTCTTTTCACTCATTTTGTTCAACAAAACAACGAAAACTCACTTCAAAACAACAACACTTTtggtttttattaaaaaaaacagtgAATTTTGCTTCCATGGATCTTACCTTAAACTTAGGACAATTCCAAAATTGCTTTCCTTTATTCTTAGGGGTTCTAACCGTTCTTAAGACTGCACTGTCATCacaataaaaaatgagttttacACCTAACCTCTCTATCCCACCACCATGAGAAGACACACTACTATTTTGCATCCACCAagcactatatatatatatatatatataaaattgggaaaacaatctcttctttcaaaagCCTACACCTTTAAATGCTAGggcaaaagaaaaatcttttaaaatggATGAATTAAACACGTTAACTACACTAAATTATGAGACCAAACGACACATAATCTAATAATACAGCTCATCAAGTTCAAACTCCATTTGACTCAGattaacgaaaaaaaaaacctaaaaaaaaataattgaatcgactcaaaatttgaagatttaattaaacctatattttacatggaaaattttacaattatcaTTCCGTACAGTTTTTTTGAAGGAATGGAAGTAAAACCTATATTCTGCAGTCTTTTCCAATGAACCGCTTATGGTCATTTGGAAATCCCTAGCTTCTTAGCCAACTCTGTAGTCAATATTCTTTGCATTTCCTCCATTGGAAGTTATGCTTTGTATACACTATTCTTGAACCTTTCCTTTCATGGTCCTTAACGATAACAAATGTTTGATGCCTCTATTATTTATAGAAACAAACATAACAAGAACATATCTTGTAATGAACTTATCTGTATACACTCAACAATTTAATAAACTGAAACAAATCAACTTATTAGAactttcttttctcaagtcctttatactaataattttaatttaaaatgataagcTCAAGATCGATGTCcgtatattataaattctttcaaattacataaattaagtATTTCTATGTTGGCTTCAAAGAGTTAGTCAAAAGGGAATTTCAGTTATACTTggataaaatgtttaaattcatttgtaaGTTACAATTTTCAGAAACAACCCAAGTTAACTGTAACTAAAGAACCTATATATGATGCTTAAAATGGGACGGCTTTTAAGGTTCAAATTGtcgtaataattaataaatttctcattttctctaaAAACTACGAAGAAAACAGTAccgaaggaagaaaaaaagagaaagaaaattatacgaatttgatttcaaataaaacatatttgccaatataataattttagaaacatattattttaattccaatCTTTATATTCagcaattaaaaataacttcaacTCTGATCATGTACAACCCATATGATCTGGGAACACTTCAACGAAACCAAACAGAAGGGCTCCATACCTTAACTTCAATTCTAAAATAGATGTTCGAGCTGCCACTGGCTGCATCATAATTAGAGAATAGCAAATATCAAGACCCTGCACATAAAACTTAAAACTATATGATGAACATGGGTGTAGACCTatttgtttcaaacacgttttagAATGACCGGTTTACGAAACATAAATCCTGCGTATGGTTGATGCTTGTAAATGGTGAACACTGTTCAAAATAATATGCAAGACTAGCCTTATTCTACACGATATCCCAATTCCAGTGTAGGCATTTACAAGATGAAACAGGCTATGAAAACCACTGCCATAGATGAAGCATCTAGTTCGAGCAGCatccaattttcttcaaaactgAGGAATCGTCTTTCACGTTTATAGTCTGTCCTTTAGACGGGACAGTGGAGGAACTGGCGTTGTCGCCAGCCTCAACTGCTCTCTTGCTCACTATGCGGTAAATCTGAGAAAGAACCTCAGTAAACGCATTTTCAACATTGGTTGCTTCTAAAGCAGAAGTCTCCATGAAGTACAGAGATTCCCTCTCTGCAAAAGATTTCCCATCTTCTGTTGGAACAGCAACAAGGTGTCGAAGATCTGACTTATTTCCAATAAGCATGACCACAATGTTGGGGTCTGTGTGATCTCTCAACTCTTTCAACCATCTTGCAGCATTCTCAAATGTGGCACGGCGTGTGACATCATAGACAAGTAAGGCACCAACAGCTCCTCGGTAGTAAGCACTAGTAATGGCACGGTACCTAATATAGCAGCACAAAAGTCAAATAAGTGGATTCAATGACTGCCACAGCGATAGAGAAATCTTTAGTAACTACATTGCAACACATATTTAGGTGTAGTTCAGCTTCTCGTATACATGTCATCAGAAACTTCCATTGTACTTGCAATGATCAGCATTAGAGAAAAAGCGAGGATGCTTTTTATAAGACAACTTCAGCGAAGCATCTTAAGAAGTAGTGGTACTGTTCTTTCCAATCAAATTGGAGTCTTAATATTAATCTGCTCACTTACGTAATAATGAATACTGATGTCTTTAAGTTCATTTCACTTTTTAAGTGATAAATAACTGATTTTAGGGGAGCAGGAGTTGATGTGAACTAAGAAATAGGAACCTCCCGTTTGACGAGAGTCAAATCAACTAGATTCAGCATTCCCATCATACATAACTGTACTTTCCATATATCTACTTAGGATGCATCTcgctaaatatattaattatgcaACCAAGAATGAGCTCTCACAGACAATAACTTATTCATAAGCTTGAATATGAAACTTATTTGAGTAAGCTGAAAGAATAAAAGGATCTTATCTAATAGGCTGTTCCATGaaggaattaaaaagaaatttaacgACACTGTTTAAGgacttaaaaggaaaaaggcTTTTGTTGAGATGCGTGGACATGGCCTcccttaatattttttaatccgTTCCTATATGACCTTCAATAAAAACTTTgtcttattaattatttaataagcGACCCGGCCCTGCTTAgcaagaatattttttttaaaaaaaaaattatagaaaggTCAAAAGCCACTTTTATATGCCCAAATAATATCTTCCAAATGCCCCTTAGTGtattataaactataattatataGAGATATTTTTAGGATAACAAACAAAACCTGTCAAACAAGTAATCAGCTGCACCCTATTATCCtagtaatataaaaagttaatcaaGACCTAGGTATTGAGGATAAGTTCACCAAGGGCACATAGATTGGAAAGGAAGAGGATTGCAAGATGCGTATGTATATTCAGAGCCAAATCGAACTACCATCCAAATAAgggaatttgaagaaaaaatggcaTATATTCCTCGGACAAAAGTTCAGGTTCTAGATGTTTGAATGtatataacaataaattaagagaaaaattcaaaaggCTGTGAAAACAATAAGATAATAGCAACTTCATATTgctatataatttatttattgtataactTCCTATTTAGCTAAGGAACTTAATCCTCAAAAATTATGTTAGAAGCTCCTTATGGGGTCACTCTAAATAATACAGAGTAATACCTCACAGAAGAGACACTGTACATTGTACAAACTCACTATCAGGATATAGTGTCTTTGGTAAAACTAATAAGTTAGCCAATAACTTATTTGACTAACTTATTGGCTAGTTTGACCAAACAAAAGTTTTTACTAAGGTACATTAAAGTAgcttattttagaaaattctaatttGTAAGTTACAAGCTACTTCAACTAATTTCTAGCTTTGAAACATATGTAATTTCCTTCCATTACTATccttatattaatatatatttctattatccTTAGATTTTTTACCAcctattcttaattttatagagacaaaaaaaaaaaaactttttcgtCCCTCCCGTATTCACACTCTCTACATCTCTCTACTTTGTTGATCAATTTCTCTTTTAagatattgaatatttattttaattattgcactattaaaaaaatatatttatcattacaAATCGAAGTAACTAATGTCTCATTACATAATCCTATGACAAAATTatacacaataaaaattatgaaagagaAACTTGAAGTAACGGTAATTtaaattgagaaataaaaaaataaaaattaaatacactagcatacaaataaaatgacttgtccaaaaaaaatcatatacaactctttgaaaaataaatagaaacactaatttttttaataaaaattgaattatttttaaaaatctaaaattataatgaCATAATACTACATTTGCATCTAGAAAACacaattttattcatataataagACTTACGTTATGCAATTTAACATTTACCAACTAGCTTATCATCTAGTTGTACCAAACACTTTTAAGTCAAGCAGTAAGTTTATCTATCCGGGCATTAACAAATAGTTTCAGTTAAAtgggaaaatgaaaaataaataaatttaaacttgtgTGAACCACTTCACCTAATTGTTTGTCTAGTTCTTTTCTTAGTCCAGTTTATCTAGTTATTTTCTAGACGGTTTTGCACTGGACACCTAACCCGCTCACCAATTTTAAGCTGAAGCAATCAGTCTGgtctattttttaacaaaacttgAGGAAATGTTCCCATGAAATACCACCATTGAGTGGCCGTGGAATAAAGCCAGAAACTATGTCAGAAGCTCTTTCCCCTCTCATCACCACCCCTTCATTTAACCAAGAACAGAAACCCTTTACCCCCTCCCACCCTCATCATTTGTGCACTGCAAAATCTGGAACCTTAGCCTCATCATCCCCAATTAAGTCCAGCTCTCTCTGGAAACATTTTTGGCAGCACACATTATGTCTGGCCAGTTTAGTGGCACACATCTTTTGCTACCCAGTTTCCAGCATGGTCAAAACTGTACTGGCTAGGCCATCACCATTTCAGCCTTGCTGTTTAAGACATAGTGTTTGGCCATCAAATTCTGACAGTTGATCCCTAATAtgaatatctttaattttagatttttataattatttttagtacgAATGTAAGTGTAGCATAATTTTTGCAGTGTATTTTAAGAAATAGCAGTCATCCCGTCATCCTGCAATAGTATTTTGAGGTCACTCACTCACTCCACACCACCATTTGGGGTTAAGGCTTCGATAGAAATACATAAACACTTGCACACACTCTCAAgtataaacaaaatttgaattatacaaATCAATATAGGAGGTGAGCAacgaaaaaattaaacattttatgatGTAATCAAGCAGTTTACATGGTCAATTGGAAAAAAACCTGTTACCACAACCAATCTAATGTTCTTTTTATCAATTGAAGCATTATCAGCACTCCAAACATACACTGCACAAGTGACCTTATACtaaaaaggaacaaaaaataaaaaataaaaattcctaAGAACTTATCGTACTTCACATCACCAAATCAACAAGGACTATAAGAAACAATCAGCCCTTTCCTAGCAATATCACCAAATGACATTTCAGAAAAACAAACTGCCCACCAAAGTATCTCCTCAAACCCACAAATCTATCGATGTTAGGACGCGcttttgcatgtttttcaaACCACTAAACAATGATTCACGGTGTCCATGCATTATGGTCATACTGACAAAAAAATATCCCTAATTCCAATTCCATAAACAAACTCAAATGGCAAAAATCCACAAACGCACCACCAGAGCAACAAAACTCCAATTCTTCACC from Vigna radiata var. radiata cultivar VC1973A unplaced genomic scaffold, Vradiata_ver6 scaffold_23, whole genome shotgun sequence harbors:
- the LOC106778589 gene encoding ras-related protein Rab11D yields the protein MAGYKADDEYDYLFKLVLIGDSGVGKSNLLSRFTRNEFNLESKSTIGVEFATKSLNIDSKVIKAQIWDTAGQERYRAITSAYYRGAVGALLVYDVTRRATFENAARWLKELRDHTDPNIVVMLIGNKSDLRHLVAVPTEDGKSFAERESLYFMETSALEATNVENAFTEVLSQIYRIVSKRAVEAGDNASSSTVPSKGQTINVKDDSSVLKKIGCCSN